A genomic region of Halomonas aestuarii contains the following coding sequences:
- a CDS encoding ABC transporter ATP-binding protein, translated as MALLDVTNLDVRFALRRGDVQALRDVCFSLERGERLGIVGESGAGKSVAAFSLLNLIAKPGYIAGGSIRFDGQELTDMSDRALRHVRGHRMSMIFQDPMMTLNPVLTIGEQMVECLKAHRRISTKEARAIALRKLEQVQIPSPSARLDQYPHELSGGMRQRVIIAIALLLDPDIIIADEPTTALDVTIQAEIMALLLELCEKHNVGLILITHDLGVVSQVTQRMLVMYAGRVIEQGPTREIINDPQHPYTQGLINALPQMATPGSRLNQIPGSMPSLDNLPSGCAFHPRCGFMTRADGSTRHACTDEVPEFVTSGNCRVACHMVAEMLDRERIPTEEIR; from the coding sequence ATGGCACTCCTCGACGTAACCAACCTCGACGTGCGCTTCGCCTTGCGCCGCGGTGACGTGCAGGCCCTGCGTGATGTCTGCTTCAGCCTGGAGCGTGGCGAACGCCTCGGGATCGTGGGCGAGTCCGGCGCCGGCAAGTCGGTGGCGGCCTTCAGCCTGCTCAACCTGATCGCCAAGCCCGGCTACATCGCCGGCGGCAGCATCCGCTTCGACGGCCAGGAACTCACCGACATGAGCGACCGGGCCCTGCGCCATGTCCGCGGGCACCGCATGTCGATGATCTTCCAGGATCCGATGATGACCCTGAACCCGGTGCTGACCATCGGGGAGCAGATGGTCGAATGCCTCAAGGCCCACCGGCGCATCTCCACCAAGGAGGCCCGGGCGATCGCCCTGCGCAAGCTCGAGCAGGTGCAGATCCCCTCCCCCTCGGCGCGCCTGGACCAGTACCCCCACGAGCTCTCAGGGGGCATGCGCCAACGGGTGATCATCGCCATCGCGCTGCTGCTCGACCCCGACATCATCATCGCCGACGAGCCGACCACGGCGCTGGACGTGACCATCCAGGCCGAGATCATGGCGCTGCTGCTCGAACTCTGCGAGAAGCACAACGTCGGCCTGATCCTGATCACCCACGACCTGGGCGTGGTCAGCCAGGTCACCCAGCGCATGCTGGTGATGTATGCCGGCCGGGTGATCGAGCAGGGCCCGACCCGGGAGATCATCAACGACCCGCAGCACCCCTACACCCAGGGGCTGATCAACGCCCTGCCGCAGATGGCGACGCCGGGCAGCCGCCTCAACCAGATCCCCGGCAGCATGCCGTCCCTGGACAACCTGCCGAGCGGCTGCGCCTTCCATCCGCGCTGCGGCTTCATGACGCGCGCCGATGGCTCGACCCGCCACGCCTGCACCGACGAGGTGCCCGAGTTCGTGACCTCCGGCAACTGCCGGGTCGCCTGCCACATGGTCGCCGAGATGCTCGACCGCGAGCGCATTCCGACCGAGGAGATTCGCTGA
- a CDS encoding ABC transporter substrate-binding protein, producing MTLKKTLLASVIGAAMTTALLPAAASAETSLRMAYDADPVSLDIHEQLSGGILQLSHMTFDPLVRWNKDLTFEPRLATAWEQVDDTTMRMTLRDDVTFHSGNSFTAEDVVWTVERLKRSPDFKAIFEPIASVTAIDDTTVEFKTSKPYPLLLNLATYVFPMDSAFYSGTDEDGDPKDEIVKNGNSYASTHLSGTGPYVVTERQQGVRIGFERFDDYWDEDSPGNVDNIVMTPISENATRVAALLSGDVDFIAPVPPNDLDRVREDENVQLVTMSGTRIILFHMNQERVEAFQDPRVRQAFAYAINQEGIADRLMKGFATPAAQFSPAGYAGHVDSLEPRYDLEKAKQLMADAGYEDGFEITMMAPNNRYVNDAKIAQAVAAMLARINVTVDLKTLPKAQYWGEYDDRVADMMMIGWHADTEDSANFHEYLTACPDADTGAGQYNAGNYCNPELDKLVAEANLEVDLAKRAEMLQQVEQALYDDAAFVPLHWQDLAWASASNVDIEPVLNVMNFPYLGDLVINEE from the coding sequence ATGACTCTCAAGAAGACCCTGCTGGCGAGCGTGATCGGCGCCGCCATGACCACCGCCCTGCTGCCCGCCGCGGCCAGCGCCGAGACCAGTCTGCGCATGGCCTACGACGCCGACCCCGTCTCGCTGGACATCCACGAGCAGCTCTCCGGCGGCATCCTCCAGCTCTCCCACATGACCTTCGACCCGCTGGTGCGCTGGAACAAGGACCTGACCTTCGAGCCGCGCCTGGCCACCGCCTGGGAGCAGGTCGACGACACCACCATGCGCATGACGCTGCGTGATGACGTGACCTTCCACAGCGGCAACAGCTTCACCGCCGAGGACGTGGTCTGGACCGTCGAGCGCCTCAAGCGCAGCCCGGACTTCAAGGCGATCTTCGAGCCCATCGCGAGCGTCACCGCCATCGACGACACGACCGTGGAGTTCAAGACCAGCAAGCCCTACCCGCTGCTGCTGAACCTCGCGACCTACGTGTTCCCGATGGACAGCGCCTTCTACAGCGGCACGGACGAGGATGGCGACCCGAAGGACGAGATCGTCAAGAACGGCAACTCCTACGCCTCGACCCATCTCTCCGGCACCGGCCCCTATGTCGTCACCGAACGCCAGCAGGGCGTGCGGATTGGCTTCGAGCGCTTCGACGACTACTGGGACGAGGACTCCCCGGGCAACGTCGACAACATCGTCATGACCCCGATCAGCGAGAATGCCACCCGCGTGGCGGCCCTGCTCTCCGGCGACGTCGACTTCATCGCCCCGGTGCCGCCCAACGACCTGGACCGGGTGCGCGAGGACGAGAACGTCCAGCTGGTGACCATGTCGGGCACCCGCATCATCCTGTTCCACATGAACCAGGAGCGCGTCGAGGCCTTCCAGGACCCGCGGGTCCGCCAGGCCTTCGCCTATGCCATCAACCAGGAAGGTATCGCCGACCGCCTCATGAAGGGCTTCGCCACCCCGGCGGCCCAGTTCTCCCCGGCCGGCTACGCGGGCCATGTCGACAGCCTCGAGCCGCGCTATGACCTGGAGAAGGCCAAGCAGCTGATGGCCGATGCCGGCTACGAGGACGGCTTCGAGATCACCATGATGGCGCCCAACAACCGCTACGTGAACGATGCCAAGATCGCCCAGGCGGTCGCCGCCATGCTGGCGCGCATCAACGTGACGGTGGACCTCAAGACGCTGCCCAAGGCCCAGTACTGGGGCGAGTATGACGACCGCGTCGCCGACATGATGATGATCGGCTGGCACGCCGATACCGAGGACAGCGCGAACTTCCACGAGTACCTCACCGCCTGTCCGGACGCCGACACCGGGGCCGGCCAGTACAACGCCGGCAACTACTGCAACCCGGAGCTCGACAAGCTGGTGGCCGAGGCCAACCTCGAGGTCGACCTGGCCAAGCGCGCCGAGATGCTCCAGCAGGTCGAGCAGGCGCTCTACGACGATGCCGCCTTCGTGCCGCTGCACTGGCAGGACCTGGCCTGGGCCTCGGCCTCCAACGTCGACATCGAGCCGGTCCTGAACGTGATGAACTTCCCCTACCTCGGGGACCTGGTCATCAACGAAGAGTAA
- the gorA gene encoding glutathione-disulfide reductase, whose amino-acid sequence MSDFDYDLFVIGAGSGGVRAARTAAATGARVAIAEDRYLGGTCVNVGCVPKKLYSQAAHFHEAFEDAGGFGWQLPEAPRFDWTTLRDNKIGEIKRLNDIYGRLLDSADVRLINGRARVVDAHHVEVGGETLSAKKILVAVGGWPWTPDFPGNDLVVHSNQVFDLDTFPERFLVLGGGYIAVEFASIFNGLGSESHLVYRGGLFLRGFDQEVREFTRDEMAKKGVNLHFDANIESVEKVAGGLLVTLTNGERLEVDAVLTATGRRPHLDGLGLDELGVARTESGHLAVNERFETSVPSILAIGDVTGGLELTPVALAEAMQLVRHHFEEAEPAPLDYRNIPTAVFCHPNIGTVGLSEEQAREACGEIRVYTADFRPMKHTLSGSSERCLMKLIVDDASDVVVGAHMVGEEAGEVIQGIAVAVRAGLTKADFDTTVGIHPTGAEEFVTMRVPTRR is encoded by the coding sequence GTGTCAGACTTCGACTATGACCTGTTCGTGATCGGGGCGGGTTCCGGCGGCGTCCGTGCCGCCCGCACCGCGGCCGCCACCGGCGCCCGGGTCGCCATCGCCGAGGACCGCTACCTGGGGGGCACCTGCGTCAACGTCGGCTGCGTGCCGAAGAAGCTCTACTCCCAGGCGGCGCACTTCCACGAGGCCTTCGAGGATGCCGGCGGCTTCGGCTGGCAGCTGCCCGAGGCCCCGCGCTTCGACTGGACGACCCTGCGCGACAACAAGATCGGCGAGATCAAGCGACTCAACGACATCTACGGGCGGCTGCTGGACAGCGCGGACGTGCGCCTGATCAACGGGCGGGCCCGGGTGGTGGATGCCCATCACGTGGAGGTGGGCGGCGAGACCCTGAGCGCCAAGAAGATCCTGGTCGCCGTGGGCGGCTGGCCCTGGACGCCAGACTTCCCCGGCAACGACCTGGTGGTCCACTCCAACCAGGTCTTCGATCTCGACACCTTCCCCGAGCGCTTCCTGGTGCTGGGCGGTGGCTACATCGCCGTGGAGTTCGCCAGCATCTTCAATGGCCTGGGCAGCGAGTCCCACCTGGTCTACCGGGGCGGGCTCTTCCTGCGCGGCTTCGACCAGGAGGTGCGCGAGTTCACCCGGGACGAGATGGCCAAGAAGGGCGTCAACCTGCACTTCGACGCCAACATCGAATCGGTCGAGAAGGTCGCGGGCGGCCTGCTGGTGACCCTGACCAACGGCGAGCGACTCGAGGTGGATGCCGTGCTGACCGCGACCGGTCGTCGCCCCCACCTGGACGGGCTGGGACTCGATGAGCTGGGCGTGGCCCGCACCGAGAGTGGCCACCTGGCAGTGAACGAGCGCTTCGAGACCTCGGTGCCCTCGATCCTCGCCATCGGCGACGTGACCGGCGGCCTCGAGCTGACCCCGGTGGCCCTGGCCGAGGCCATGCAGCTGGTCAGGCACCACTTCGAGGAGGCCGAGCCGGCACCGCTGGACTACCGCAACATCCCCACGGCGGTGTTCTGCCATCCCAACATCGGCACCGTGGGGCTCTCCGAGGAGCAGGCCCGCGAGGCCTGCGGCGAGATCCGGGTCTACACGGCGGACTTCCGGCCCATGAAGCACACCCTCTCCGGCAGCAGCGAGCGCTGCCTGATGAAGCTGATCGTCGATGATGCGAGCGACGTGGTAGTGGGGGCCCACATGGTGGGCGAGGAGGCCGGCGAGGTGATCCAGGGGATCGCCGTGGCCGTCCGCGCGGGACTCACCAAGGCCGACTTCGACACGACCGTGGGCATCCATCCCACCGGCGCCGAGGAGTTCGTCACCATGCGGGTGCCGACCCGGCGCTGA
- the ectA gene encoding diaminobutyrate acetyltransferase: MNATTEPFTPSADLARPTVADAVVGHEASPLFIRKPNPDDGWGIYELVKSCPPLDVNSAYAYLLLATQFRDSCALATNEEGEVVGFVSGYVKSNAPDTYFLWQVAVGEKARGTGLARRLVEAVMTRPEMAEVHHLETTITPDNQASWGLFRRLADRWQAPLNSREYFSTDQLGGEHDPENLVRIGPFQTDRI; the protein is encoded by the coding sequence ATGAACGCTACCACCGAACCCTTCACGCCCTCCGCCGACCTGGCTCGCCCGACCGTGGCCGATGCCGTGGTCGGTCATGAGGCGTCGCCGCTGTTCATCCGCAAGCCCAATCCCGATGACGGCTGGGGCATCTACGAGCTGGTCAAGTCCTGCCCGCCGCTCGACGTCAACTCCGCCTACGCCTACCTGCTGCTGGCGACCCAGTTCCGCGACAGCTGCGCCCTGGCCACCAACGAGGAGGGCGAAGTGGTCGGCTTCGTCTCCGGCTACGTGAAGAGCAACGCCCCCGACACCTACTTCCTCTGGCAGGTGGCGGTGGGCGAGAAGGCGCGGGGCACCGGCCTGGCCCGCCGCCTGGTGGAAGCCGTGATGACCCGACCGGAGATGGCCGAGGTCCACCATCTCGAGACCACCATCACCCCCGACAACCAGGCCTCCTGGGGCCTGTTCCGACGGCTCGCCGATCGCTGGCAGGCGCCGCTCAACAGCCGTGAGTACTTCTCCACCGACCAGCTCGGTGGCGAGCACGACCCGGAAAACCTCGTGCGCATCGGCCCCTTCCAGACCGATCGCATCTGA
- a CDS encoding ectoine synthase, whose protein sequence is MIVRNLEEARKTDRLVKAENGNWDSTRLSLADDGGNCSFHITRIYEGTETHIHYKHHFEAVFCMEGEGEVETLADGKIWPIKPGDIYILDQHDEHLLRASKTMHLACVFTPGLTGKEVHREDGSYAPSE, encoded by the coding sequence ATGATCGTTCGCAATCTCGAGGAAGCCCGCAAGACCGACCGCCTGGTCAAAGCCGAGAACGGCAACTGGGACAGCACCCGTTTGTCGCTGGCCGACGATGGTGGCAACTGCTCCTTCCACATCACCCGGATCTATGAGGGCACCGAGACCCATATCCACTACAAGCATCACTTCGAGGCGGTGTTCTGCATGGAAGGGGAAGGCGAGGTTGAGACCCTGGCCGACGGCAAGATCTGGCCGATCAAGCCGGGCGACATCTACATTCTCGACCAGCACGACGAGCACCTGCTGCGTGCCAGCAAGACCATGCACCTGGCCTGCGTCTTCACCCCGGGCCTGACCGGCAAGGAAGTCCATCGCGAGGACGGCTCCTACGCGCCATCCGAGTGA
- a CDS encoding ABC transporter ATP-binding protein: protein MSSTAQAIAPEAASPLLEIRGVEKRFSLSGDFLEQLKFKGGKLVREQKHVHAINGVDLDIQRGEALCVVGESGCGKSTVARTVMGLLHPSAGEIHYDGKRIDDLSHKELMPYRRRMQMIFQNPYASLNPRMTIQQTLEEPIRLHHPDWSPQRVKEQVAEVMTSVGIAADWGARYGHEFSGGQRQRIAIARALAVDPEFIVADEPISALDVSIQAQVLNLMMEAQQQRNLTYLFITHDLAVVEHFGTRVAVMYLGRVCEVAPTATLFARPRHPYTQALMSAIPRLEDDRPQHIRLQGEVPTPVNLPSGCVFHGRCPHANERCRKEIPALIASDDGSQVACHAVEEGRID from the coding sequence ATGAGTTCGACAGCCCAAGCCATCGCCCCCGAGGCGGCGTCGCCGCTGCTGGAGATTCGCGGCGTGGAGAAGCGCTTCTCGCTCTCCGGCGACTTCCTCGAGCAGCTCAAGTTCAAGGGCGGCAAGCTGGTCCGTGAACAGAAACACGTGCATGCCATCAACGGCGTCGACCTGGACATCCAGCGCGGCGAGGCGCTTTGCGTGGTCGGCGAGTCCGGCTGCGGCAAGTCCACCGTGGCGCGCACCGTGATGGGCCTGCTCCATCCCAGCGCCGGCGAGATCCACTACGACGGCAAGCGCATCGACGACCTCTCCCACAAGGAGCTGATGCCCTACCGTCGCCGCATGCAGATGATCTTCCAGAACCCCTATGCGTCGCTGAACCCGCGCATGACCATCCAGCAGACCCTGGAGGAGCCGATCCGCCTGCACCACCCGGACTGGTCGCCCCAGCGGGTCAAGGAGCAGGTCGCCGAGGTGATGACCTCGGTGGGCATCGCCGCCGACTGGGGCGCACGCTATGGCCACGAGTTCTCCGGCGGCCAGCGTCAGCGCATCGCCATCGCCCGGGCGCTGGCGGTGGACCCGGAGTTCATCGTCGCCGACGAGCCGATCTCGGCGCTGGACGTGTCGATCCAGGCCCAGGTGCTCAACCTGATGATGGAGGCGCAGCAGCAGCGCAACCTGACCTACCTGTTCATCACCCACGATCTGGCGGTGGTGGAGCATTTCGGCACCCGGGTGGCGGTGATGTACCTGGGCCGGGTCTGCGAGGTGGCGCCGACGGCGACGCTCTTCGCCCGGCCGCGTCACCCCTACACCCAGGCCCTGATGTCGGCGATCCCGCGCCTGGAGGACGACCGGCCACAGCACATCCGCCTGCAGGGCGAGGTGCCCACGCCGGTCAACCTGCCGTCGGGCTGCGTCTTCCATGGTCGCTGCCCCCACGCCAACGAGCGTTGCCGCAAGGAGATCCCGGCGCTGATCGCCAGCGACGACGGCAGCCAGGTGGCCTGCCATGCCGTGGAGGAAGGCCGGATCGACTGA
- a CDS encoding ABC transporter permease: protein MTTTNSSMASVPVASRWSRFRGSYLFYSFKRDPIAQISLLVFIALVGVAVLAPWLAPMDPYDLAQIDILASELPPFWVDGSDPAYLMGTDAQGRDLLSTILYGARVSLVIGFGAVALQALLGVSFGLLAGYLGGRVDAFLMRLADIQLSFSTLMVAIVVGAVVKAAFGGATYSDYAVPLLVLIIGLAEWPQYARTVRASVLAERSKEYVDAARVMGFTSRRIMFRHILPNTLSPIFVISTVQVANAIISEAALSFLGLGMPETHPSLGSLIKSGFDYIQSGSWWITLIPGAVLVVLVLVINLLGDWLRDVLNPRLYKG, encoded by the coding sequence ATGACCACCACGAACTCTTCCATGGCAAGCGTCCCCGTGGCGAGCCGCTGGTCGCGTTTCCGCGGCTCCTACCTGTTCTACAGCTTCAAGCGCGACCCGATAGCCCAGATCAGCCTGCTGGTGTTCATCGCCCTGGTCGGGGTCGCGGTGCTGGCCCCATGGCTGGCGCCCATGGACCCCTATGACCTCGCGCAGATCGACATCCTGGCCTCGGAGCTGCCGCCCTTCTGGGTCGACGGCAGCGACCCGGCCTACCTGATGGGCACCGATGCCCAGGGTCGCGACCTGCTCTCCACCATCCTCTACGGCGCCCGGGTGTCGCTGGTCATCGGTTTCGGCGCCGTGGCCCTGCAGGCCCTGCTGGGGGTCAGCTTCGGGCTGCTGGCCGGCTACCTCGGCGGGCGCGTCGACGCCTTCCTGATGCGGCTGGCCGACATCCAGCTGTCGTTCTCCACCCTGATGGTGGCCATCGTGGTCGGGGCCGTGGTGAAGGCGGCCTTCGGCGGCGCCACCTACAGTGACTACGCGGTGCCGCTGCTGGTGCTGATCATCGGCCTGGCCGAATGGCCCCAGTACGCCCGCACGGTGCGCGCCTCGGTGCTGGCCGAGCGCAGCAAGGAGTACGTGGATGCCGCGCGGGTGATGGGCTTCACGAGCCGGCGCATCATGTTCCGCCACATCCTGCCCAACACCCTGTCGCCGATCTTCGTCATCTCCACGGTACAGGTGGCCAACGCCATCATCTCCGAGGCCGCGCTGTCCTTCCTGGGACTCGGCATGCCGGAAACGCACCCGTCGCTGGGCTCGCTCATCAAGTCGGGCTTCGACTACATCCAGTCGGGCTCCTGGTGGATCACCCTGATCCCCGGGGCCGTGCTGGTCGTTCTCGTGCTGGTCATCAACCTGCTCGGCGACTGGCTGCGCGACGTCCTCAACCCGCGACTCTACAAGGGCTGA
- the can gene encoding carbonate dehydratase, whose amino-acid sequence MQHEIETLLANNRAWAERMCLDDPDYFARLASQQSPEYLWVGCSDSRVPANQIINLPPGEVFVHRNVANLLHHNDMNALSVVQFAVDVLKVRHIMVVGHYGCGGVRAAVMGGECGMVDYWLHSVRELYSRHRGELESLPLDEQVDRMCELNVKAQVDNLCRTKIIQRAWQRGQPLSVHGWVYGLSDGIVSDLECSVHGLDQVATLYRIDRVVPAGD is encoded by the coding sequence ATGCAACACGAGATCGAGACCCTCCTGGCCAACAACCGCGCCTGGGCGGAGAGGATGTGCCTCGATGATCCGGACTACTTTGCCCGACTGGCCAGCCAGCAGAGCCCGGAATACCTGTGGGTGGGCTGCTCCGACTCCCGGGTGCCGGCCAACCAGATCATCAACCTGCCGCCCGGCGAGGTGTTCGTTCACCGCAACGTGGCCAACCTGCTCCACCACAACGACATGAACGCCCTCTCGGTGGTCCAGTTCGCCGTGGACGTGCTCAAGGTGCGTCACATCATGGTGGTCGGCCACTACGGGTGCGGCGGTGTCCGGGCCGCCGTCATGGGTGGGGAGTGCGGCATGGTCGACTACTGGCTGCATTCGGTGCGCGAGCTCTACAGCCGCCACCGCGGCGAGCTGGAGTCGCTCCCCCTCGACGAGCAGGTGGACCGCATGTGCGAGCTCAACGTCAAGGCCCAGGTCGACAACCTGTGCCGCACCAAGATCATCCAGCGCGCCTGGCAGCGGGGCCAGCCGCTCTCGGTGCATGGCTGGGTCTACGGCCTGAGCGACGGCATCGTCTCCGACCTCGAGTGCAGCGTCCACGGTCTCGACCAGGTGGCCACCCTCTACCGCATCGATCGTGTCGTGCCCGCCGGGGACTGA
- the ectB gene encoding diaminobutyrate--2-oxoglutarate transaminase → MQTQILERMESEVRTYSRSFPVVFTKAQNARLTDEDGREYIDFLAGAGTLNYGHNNPQIKQALLEYLAEDNIIHGLDFWTAAKRDYLEALEEVVLKPRGLDYKVQFPGPTGTNAVEAAIRLARNAKGRHNIVTFTNGFHGVTMGALATTGNRKFREATGGVPTVGGSFLPFDGYMGDSADTLDYFEKLLGDKSGGLDIPAAVIVETVQGEGGINVAGLEWLKRLERICRDHDILLIADDIQAGCGRTGKFFSFEHAGITPDIVTNSKSLSGLGLPFSQVLMRPELDVWKPGQYNGTFRGFALAFTTAAAALRTYWSDDAFEQEVTRKGEVVAKRFQKIAGMLRELGIEASERGRGLMRGIDVGSGDIADKITHKAFENGLVIETSGQDGEVVKCLCPLTITDEELARGLDILETSAREALS, encoded by the coding sequence ATGCAGACCCAGATTCTCGAACGCATGGAGTCCGAGGTTCGGACCTATTCACGCTCCTTTCCCGTGGTCTTCACCAAGGCCCAGAATGCGCGCCTGACCGACGAGGACGGTCGCGAGTACATCGACTTCCTGGCCGGCGCCGGCACCCTGAACTACGGCCACAACAACCCGCAGATCAAGCAGGCCCTGCTCGAGTACCTGGCCGAGGACAATATCATCCACGGCCTGGACTTCTGGACCGCCGCCAAGCGCGACTACCTCGAGGCCCTCGAGGAGGTCGTCCTCAAGCCCCGCGGCCTCGACTACAAGGTCCAGTTCCCCGGGCCGACCGGCACCAACGCCGTCGAGGCGGCCATTCGCCTGGCCCGCAACGCCAAGGGCCGCCACAACATCGTCACCTTCACCAACGGCTTCCACGGCGTGACCATGGGGGCCCTGGCCACCACCGGCAACCGCAAGTTCCGTGAGGCCACCGGCGGGGTGCCGACGGTGGGCGGCAGCTTCCTGCCCTTCGACGGCTACATGGGCGACAGTGCCGATACCCTGGACTACTTCGAGAAGCTGCTCGGCGACAAGTCCGGCGGCCTGGACATCCCGGCCGCGGTGATCGTCGAGACCGTGCAGGGCGAGGGCGGCATCAACGTGGCCGGCCTCGAGTGGCTCAAGCGTCTCGAGCGGATCTGCCGCGACCACGACATCCTGCTGATCGCCGACGACATCCAGGCCGGCTGTGGCCGTACCGGCAAGTTCTTCAGCTTCGAACACGCCGGCATCACCCCGGACATCGTCACCAACTCCAAGTCGCTTTCCGGCCTGGGCCTGCCGTTCTCCCAGGTGCTGATGCGTCCCGAGCTCGACGTCTGGAAGCCGGGTCAGTACAACGGCACCTTCCGCGGCTTCGCGCTGGCCTTCACCACGGCCGCCGCGGCGCTGCGCACTTACTGGAGCGACGATGCCTTCGAGCAGGAGGTGACGCGCAAGGGCGAGGTGGTCGCCAAGCGCTTCCAGAAGATCGCCGGCATGCTCCGCGAGCTGGGCATCGAGGCCTCCGAGCGCGGCCGCGGCCTGATGCGCGGCATCGACGTGGGCAGCGGTGATATTGCCGACAAGATCACCCACAAGGCCTTCGAGAACGGTCTGGTCATCGAGACCAGCGGCCAGGACGGGGAAGTGGTGAAGTGCCTCTGCCCCCTGACCATCACCGACGAAGAGCTGGCCCGCGGCCTCGATATCCTCGAGACCAGCGCACGCGAGGCGCTGAGCTGA
- a CDS encoding ABC transporter permease, whose amino-acid sequence MIAFLIKRLYHALLVMFIISIIAFAIQDNLGDPIQQMVGQSVPESEREALREELGLNDPFLVQYLRFAGNAVQFDFGYSYTFNQPTTEVIMRHLPATLELVAASTFLIIALSIPIGVYSAIRPRAWLSRFFMGVSIIGISIPVFLTAIVLIQLFAIGVSWSPFPADTGWGAWLNGVLSTEGGMPAYGRGDPVNVFGTWDTNFASLTGLTYLVLPAVSLASIMLPLFIRLIRAEMLEVLQSEYVKFARAKGISLRRIYFIHALKNTMLPVITVGGVQIGTLVAYTILTETVFQWPGMGLMFLNAIQRSDVPLIVTYLMIVGLIFVITNTLVDLIYGLVNPTVKLTGKPA is encoded by the coding sequence ATGATCGCCTTCCTGATCAAGCGCCTCTACCATGCCCTGCTGGTGATGTTCATCATCAGCATCATCGCCTTCGCCATCCAGGACAACCTGGGCGACCCCATCCAGCAGATGGTCGGCCAGTCGGTGCCGGAGAGCGAACGCGAGGCCCTGCGCGAGGAACTGGGTCTCAACGACCCCTTCCTGGTCCAGTACCTGCGCTTCGCGGGCAATGCCGTACAGTTCGACTTCGGCTATTCCTACACCTTCAACCAGCCGACCACCGAGGTCATCATGCGCCACCTGCCGGCGACCCTCGAGCTGGTGGCGGCCAGTACCTTCCTGATCATCGCACTGTCGATACCGATCGGCGTGTACAGCGCCATCCGGCCGCGTGCCTGGCTGTCGCGCTTCTTCATGGGGGTGTCGATCATCGGCATCTCGATACCGGTGTTCCTCACCGCCATCGTGCTGATCCAGCTGTTCGCCATCGGCGTGAGCTGGTCGCCCTTCCCCGCCGACACCGGCTGGGGAGCCTGGCTCAACGGGGTGCTCTCCACCGAGGGCGGCATGCCGGCCTACGGCCGCGGTGACCCGGTCAATGTCTTCGGCACCTGGGACACCAACTTCGCCTCGCTGACCGGGCTGACCTACCTGGTGCTGCCGGCGGTCTCGCTGGCCTCCATCATGCTGCCGCTGTTCATCCGGCTGATCCGCGCCGAGATGCTCGAGGTGCTGCAGTCCGAGTACGTGAAGTTCGCCCGGGCCAAGGGTATCTCCCTGCGCCGGATCTACTTCATCCATGCGCTGAAGAACACCATGCTGCCGGTGATCACCGTGGGCGGCGTGCAGATCGGCACCCTGGTGGCCTACACCATCCTCACCGAGACGGTCTTCCAGTGGCCGGGCATGGGCCTGATGTTCCTCAATGCCATCCAGCGCTCCGACGTGCCGCTGATCGTTACCTACCTGATGATCGTGGGGCTGATCTTCGTGATCACCAACACCCTGGTCGACCTCATCTACGGCCTCGTCAACCCCACCGTCAAGCTGACAGGGAAACCCGCATGA
- a CDS encoding DUF3833 domain-containing protein: protein MYKIWRHRLSLILLAVLLAGCSSVDIERYAGSTPTLDIGEYFEGRTRAWGMVQDYSGEVQRRFTVVIDGTLEGDTLTLDERFTYQDGETDRRVWTFERQDDTTWLGRANDVEGPVEARQVGHAFTMRYRLPVEVSGREITFTLDDWMYLQPDGRLINRTAMSKFGVTLAEITIVFDRSP from the coding sequence ATGTACAAGATATGGCGCCATCGGCTCTCCCTGATCCTGCTGGCCGTGCTGCTCGCCGGCTGCAGCAGCGTCGACATCGAACGCTATGCGGGCAGCACGCCAACCCTGGACATCGGCGAGTACTTCGAGGGCCGGACCCGAGCCTGGGGCATGGTGCAGGACTACAGCGGCGAGGTGCAGCGCCGCTTCACGGTGGTGATCGACGGCACCCTCGAGGGCGATACCCTGACCCTGGACGAGCGCTTCACCTACCAGGACGGCGAGACGGACCGTCGGGTCTGGACCTTCGAGCGCCAGGACGACACCACTTGGCTTGGCCGTGCCAACGACGTCGAGGGGCCCGTCGAGGCCCGCCAGGTCGGCCATGCCTTCACGATGCGCTACCGGCTGCCCGTCGAGGTCTCGGGCCGCGAGATCACCTTCACCCTGGACGACTGGATGTACCTGCAGCCTGACGGGCGGCTGATCAACCGCACCGCCATGAGCAAGTTCGGCGTGACGCTGGCCGAGATCACCATCGTCTTCGACCGGTCTCCCTGA